TCGTGCAAGCACGCTTCAACGAAAGCATTACCAACACCCTGTTTGCCTCCTGCCGCGACGAGCTGCTGGCATTGGGTGTGAAGAGCGAGAACATCGACCATGTCACCGTCCCCGGCGCACTCGAAGTGCCCGTGGCGCTACAGACACTGGCCGACACCGATCAGTACGACGCCCTGGTGGCGCTGGGCTGCATCATCCGTGGGGAGACATACCACTTCGAGCTGGTAGCCAACGAATCGGGCGCAGGCGTGACACGCCTGTCCCTGGACTACCGCCTGCCGATCGCCAACGCGATCATCACCACTGAAAACATGGAGCAGGCCATTGCC
This region of Comamonas thiooxydans genomic DNA includes:
- the ribH gene encoding 6,7-dimethyl-8-ribityllumazine synthase, producing the protein MQNAEKGQGQNLNGAELKIGIVQARFNESITNTLFASCRDELLALGVKSENIDHVTVPGALEVPVALQTLADTDQYDALVALGCIIRGETYHFELVANESGAGVTRLSLDYRLPIANAIITTENMEQAIARQVEKGRDAARVAVEMANLLNSYDDHE